A single genomic interval of Argopecten irradians isolate NY chromosome 8, Ai_NY, whole genome shotgun sequence harbors:
- the LOC138328982 gene encoding uncharacterized protein produces MSTPRGTFNSNKRKSKGRDEKSVEESLVDIYNKLESLITSDTMEKMIHKLKSDIRKENEDMIQKLESRIFDLENSNDRLKQTVQSQEETIIELQKVQCEVYSKYNDLEQHGRKNSIRISGLRDTSDSESVDDCVKTVVSFVNRKLNIPVQSEDIDIAHRLGKFNKDRPRNIIIKFVHRRKKHEIIRARRQLKGTVCSSQFFPPC; encoded by the coding sequence ATGTCGACTCCAAGAGGTACTTTCAACTCCAATAAGAGAAAATCTAAAGGACGTGATGAGAAATCTGTAGAGGAAAGTCTTGTGGATATTTATAACAAACTTGAGAGTCTAATCACTAGTGACACTATGGAAAAAATGATACATAAACTCAAAAGTGATATCAGAAAAGAAAATGAGGACATGATTCAGAAACTTGAGAGTCGGATTTTCGACTTAGAGAATAGCAATGACAGACTAAAACAAACAGTCCAGAGTCAAGAAGAAACAATCATCGAGCTACAGAAGGTACAATGTGAAGTGTACTCTAAATACAATGACTTAGAGCAACACGGTAGGAAGAATTCCATCCGTATATCCGGACTCCGGGATACCTCAGATTCCGAATCCGTAGATGACTGTGTTAAAACTGTTGTGTCTTTTGTAAACCGTAAGTTGAACATTCCCGTACAGAGTGAGGACATTGACATTGCTCACAGGCTAGGTAAATTCAATAAAGATCGTCCAAGGAACATTATTATAAAGTTTGTCCATAGACGGAAAAAGCACGAGATCATCCGCGCGAGACGACAGCTGAAGGGTACCGTGTGTAGCAGCCAATTCTTTCCCCCCTGCTGA
- the LOC138328772 gene encoding acetylcholine receptor subunit beta-type lev-1-like, producing MEHLRAACALALMLTFGCIRVMCTNSTYKTMLNVDLLNGYDPVVHPGKQYQSQVLNINVSFALRKIQIFNELTSEFSITGALSVYWDDERLSWDPTRYSNLIITHLKQKSIWTPPLLLSNGYDDIDLIGKGDMHIMITSSGMVSWLLPVKLTITCDADVRYYPFDKQSCLVILLPWGYNADLVQINAMASTLNTAQYEENPIWSLVSTFQASSVAPAAVGLLFSITFKRKPEFFVMNFLLPTMLMCFMNMFVFLLPAESGERVGFCITVLLSIAVFLSIVSSALPQTSSPQMAMFCYLLVVHVILSLLIMICTIVGLRFYFRSEEVEVPRRIARLAQFVNNIRKTNQNRTSVSPGSQSNITVKAKTDSDDVQLNEEKRDVTDTDVSWKEVSAALDKTCFVVFMATAMTCNISFIIVLMRS from the coding sequence ATGGAACATCTTAGAGCTGCATGTGCATTGGCACtgatgttaacatttggatgtATTCGAGTGATGTGCACTAATTCGACTTACAAGACAATGCTGAACGTTGATCTGCTTAATGGATACGATCCTGTTGTTCATCCTGGGAAACAATACCAGAGTCAGGTTCTCAATATCAACGTGAGCTTTGCGTTGAGAAAAATACAGATTTTCAATGAACTCACAAGCGAATTTTCCATCACCGGTGCGTTATCTGTATATTGGGATGACGAGCGATTGAGTTGGGACCCAACACGTTACTCTAATTTAATAATAACTCATCTCAAGCAGAAAAGCATCTGGACACCCCCGCTTCTTCTTTCCAATGGATATGACGACATTGACTTGATTGGAAAAGGTGATATGCACATCATGATCACATCCTCTGGAATGGTATCCTGGCTTCTCCCGGTGAAGCTTACGATAACCTGCGATGCTGACGTGAGGTATTACCCTTTTGACAAACAATCATGTCTTGTCATATTGTTGCCATGGGGATACAATGCAGATCTTGTTCAAATCAACGCCATGGCTTCCACGCTTAATACGGCGCAGTATGAAGAGAATCCAATATGGAGTCTTGTCAGTACCTTCCAGGCGTCTTCTGTAGCTCCAGCCGCCGTAGGACTGTTATTCTCTATCACATTTAAAAGAAAGCCAGAGTTTTTCGTGATGAATTTTTTACTGCCGACCATGTTAATGTGTTTCATGAATATGTTTGTGTTTCTCCTCCCAGCTGAGTCTGGGGAGCGTGTTGGCTTCTGTATAACTGTATTACTCTCTATCGCCGTGTTTTTGTCCATTGTGTCCAGTGCTTTGCCACAGACGTCATCTCCACAGATGGCCATGTTTTGCTATCTTCTCGTCGTACATGTCATTTTGAGTTTATTAATAATGATTTGTACTATAGTAGGACTGCGGTTCTACTTCCGGTCAGAGGAAGTGGAAGTTCCCAGAAGGATTGCCAGACTGGCGCAATTCGTAAACAATATAAGGAAGACAAATCAAAACAGGACCAGTGTATCGCCAGGTTCACAAAGTAACATCACTGTAAAAGCCAAGACAGACTCTGATGATGTTCAATTGAACGAGGAAAAACGTGACGTCACCGATACTGACGTCTCGTGGAAAGAGGTCAGTGCTGCTTTAGACAAGACTTGTTTTGTGGTCTTCATGGCTACTGCCATGACGTGTAACATTTCcttcattattgttttaatgcGTTCTTAA